From a region of the Bacillota bacterium genome:
- a CDS encoding CTP synthase: MGPQRPTKFIFITGGVVSGLGKGITAASLGRLLKEAGFTVSLQKVDPYINVDAGTMNPLQHGEVFVTLDGAETDLDLGHYERFTDTTVSRAHNITTGQIYLSVIEKERRGDYLGGTVQVIPHLTNEIKHRIRSAGAGADVAIVEVGGTVGDIESLPFLEAIRQLRIDLGRDDVLYLHVTLVPYIEASGEQKTKPTQHSVKELRSIGIQPDVIVCRSERSLSPEMREKIALFCDVPTEAVVENVDAASIYEVPLLLHREGLDRIVLDRLRLQPRRSVDLRPWREMVERIRRPRHRVRIGFVGKYVRLPDAYLSIVEALHHAGAAHDARVEIEWIESEALESPETDPAALLGELDGILVGPGFGSRGIEGKMAAARFARHHRIPYFGVCLGMQVAVIDFARELLGLERANSTEFDPDTPDPVFDLMPDQKNLTKLGGTMRLGGYPCRLAPGTLAWEAYGRAEEVLERHRHRFELNNAYREPLRRAGLEVSGLWQEGDLVEIMELDRRQHPWFLGTQFHPEFGSRPTRPHPLFAAFVGAALERRRQSGRPLEAEVERTAGR, from the coding sequence ATGGGGCCGCAGCGCCCGACCAAGTTCATCTTCATCACGGGAGGGGTCGTCTCCGGACTGGGCAAGGGCATCACCGCGGCCTCGCTGGGACGGCTCCTGAAGGAAGCCGGCTTCACCGTCTCGCTCCAGAAGGTCGATCCCTACATTAATGTCGACGCCGGGACCATGAACCCGCTCCAGCACGGCGAGGTCTTCGTCACCCTCGACGGCGCCGAGACCGACCTCGATCTCGGGCACTACGAGCGCTTCACCGACACCACCGTCAGCCGCGCGCACAACATCACCACCGGTCAGATCTACCTGAGCGTCATCGAGAAGGAGCGGCGCGGCGACTACCTGGGCGGCACCGTCCAGGTGATCCCCCACCTGACCAACGAGATCAAGCACCGCATCCGCTCGGCGGGCGCGGGCGCCGACGTGGCCATCGTCGAGGTGGGGGGGACGGTGGGGGACATCGAGAGCCTCCCCTTCCTCGAGGCCATCCGCCAGCTGCGCATCGACCTGGGCCGCGACGACGTCCTCTATCTCCACGTCACGCTGGTGCCCTACATCGAGGCCTCGGGCGAGCAGAAGACCAAGCCGACGCAGCACAGCGTCAAGGAGCTCCGCTCCATCGGCATCCAGCCCGACGTCATCGTCTGCCGCTCGGAGCGCTCGCTCTCGCCGGAGATGCGCGAGAAGATCGCCCTCTTCTGCGACGTGCCCACCGAGGCGGTGGTGGAGAACGTGGACGCGGCCAGCATCTACGAGGTGCCGCTCCTCCTCCACCGGGAGGGCCTGGACCGCATCGTCCTCGACCGCCTGCGCCTGCAGCCGCGGCGGAGCGTCGACCTGCGTCCCTGGCGGGAGATGGTGGAGCGCATCCGCCGCCCGCGGCACCGCGTCCGCATCGGCTTCGTGGGCAAGTACGTGCGCCTGCCCGACGCCTACCTGAGCATCGTCGAGGCGCTCCATCACGCCGGCGCCGCCCATGACGCGCGGGTGGAGATCGAGTGGATCGAGTCGGAGGCGCTGGAGTCGCCCGAGACCGATCCGGCGGCGCTGCTGGGCGAGCTGGACGGCATCCTGGTCGGCCCCGGCTTCGGCTCGCGCGGCATCGAGGGGAAGATGGCGGCGGCGCGCTTCGCCCGTCACCACCGGATCCCCTACTTCGGCGTCTGCCTGGGCATGCAGGTGGCGGTCATCGACTTCGCGCGGGAGCTCCTGGGCCTGGAGCGGGCCAACAGCACCGAGTTCGACCCCGACACCCCCGACCCGGTCTTCGACCTGATGCCCGACCAGAAGAACCTGACCAAGCTGGGCGGCACCATGCGCCTCGGCGGCTACCCCTGCCGCCTGGCGCCGGGGACGCTGGCCTGGGAGGCCTACGGGCGGGCCGAGGAGGTCCTGGAGCGCCACCGCCACCGCTTCGAGCTGAACAACGCCTACCGGGAGCCGCTCCGGCGCGCGGGCCTGGAGGTCTCCGGCCTCTGGCAGGAAGGCGACCTGGTGGAGATCATGGAGCTCGACCGCCGCCAGCACCCCTGGTTCCTGGGCACGCAGTTCCACCCCGAGTTCGGCTCGCGCCCCACGCGCCCCCACCCGCTCTTCGCCGCCTTCGTCGGCGCCGCCCTGGAGCGGCGCCGCCAGTCGGGCCGCCCGCTGGAGGCCGAAGTCGAGAGGACGGCGGGACGGTAG